A portion of the Podospora pseudoanserina strain CBS 124.78 chromosome 2, whole genome shotgun sequence genome contains these proteins:
- a CDS encoding hypothetical protein (EggNog:ENOG503P0D0; COG:Q) encodes MSPPTNFLITGANRGLGLGLVKKYLQLPDHNVIAFVRNPSSPSSQALKTLKRDSSTNVILIPYDASVWDSAAEAVKILVNDHKITYLNTVIANAGIAKIYPLIKDVNPADIREHFEVNVLGPVSLFQATRELLLAAKETTPEKKPIYAFMGSGAGLLEGGLAVPSAAYAPTKTMLNWYGMKLHQEEEWLVTFIIDPGWVRTDMGNYGARSFGLEQANLEIEESVDGVFGVVNGATREREGGRLVEYTGRIEGW; translated from the exons ATgtcaccacccaccaactTCCTCATCACTGGCGCCAACCGTGGTCTTggtctcggcctcgtcaAGAAATACCTCCAGCTCCCCGACCAT aatGTCATCGCCTTCGTCCgcaatccctcctcccccagctcccaagCCTTGAAGACCCTGAAAAGGGACTCGTCCACCAACGTCATTCTAATTCCATACGACGCCTCGGTGTGGGACTCCGCCGCCGAGGCAGTCAAAATTCTCGTCAACGACCACAAAATAACCTACCTCAACACCGTCATCGCCAACGCCGGCATCGCGAAGATCTaccccctcatcaaggaCGTCAACCCCGCCGACATCAGGGAGCACTTTGAGGTTAACGTTCTCGGCCCTGTCTCCCTGTTCCAAGCCACTCGGGAGTTGCTCCTCGCTGCTAAGGAAACAACCCCGGAGAAGAAACCGATCTATGCGTTCATGGGGTCAGGAGcagggttgttggagggtgGATTGGCTGTCCCGAGCGCGGCGTATGCGCCGACGAAGACGATGTTGAACTGGTACGGGATGAAGCTTcatcaggaggaggagtggttggTTACTTTTATTATTGACCCGGGGTGGGTAAGGACTGACATGGGGAATTATGGTGCGCGTTCTTTTGGGCTGGAGCAGGCGAATttggagattgaggagtcggttgatggcgtttttggggtggtgaatggggcgacgagggagagggaggggggtaggTTAGTGGAGTATACGGGGAGGATTGAAGGGTGGTAA
- a CDS encoding hypothetical protein (EggNog:ENOG503NYAA; COG:V; MEROPS:MER0034548), with product MTMPLTSDITIDASKFSLENVSEETIGVNNFIERATSSGPTWQDVGPVKFREMRENGKTGFAAPVYLPAAKDVVVSSRDAGRDIALRVYTPDNGQPSKGLFLHIHGGGFVMGTHQHQDGKLREYANTFQLTALSVDYRLAPENPWPAQVHDCIDAAEYLVDKGEHIFGARLLFISGESAGGNLAATTAFHLLRARPNHKIAGLILPYGWFDVTQNLPMVTTFERQLLVNNAKMLGFAMAYAPNTTIEERRNPQISPIYDDMRGLAKGAPGGKLPPALFLCGTEDPLLDDTLLMAMKWMITGSEAIVKIYPGACHAFTAVPGFKAAEEAWEATVEFMREKMKGI from the exons ATGACCATGCCGTTGACGAGTGATATCACCATCGACGCCTCCAAGTTCTCCTTGGAGAATGTGAGCGAGGAGACAATCGGCGTTAACAACTTCATAGAGAGGGCGACTTCCAGTGGCCCAACATGGCAAGACGTCGGTCCTGTGAAGTTCCGTGAGATGCGTGAAAATGGCAAGACCGGATTCGCTGCCCCGGTTTACCTCCCGGCGGCGAAGGACGTGGTTGTCTCATCACGAGATGCAGGTCGAGATATCGCCTTACGCGTATACACCCCCGATAATGGCCAGCCCAGCAAGGGACTCTTCCTCCATATCCATGGTGGGGGCTTCGTAATGGGCACACACCAACA CCAAGATGGAAAGCTCAGAGAGTACGCCAACACCTTCCAGCTTACAGCGCTTTCTGTCGACTACCGACTCGCTCCCGAAAACCCCTGGCCTGCCCAGGTCCATGATTGCATCGACGCTGCCGAATATCTTGTAGACAAGGGTGAACATATTTTTGGTGCCAggctcctcttcatcagtgGCGAGTCGGCTGGAGGTAATCTGGCTGCAACAACCGCCTTTCACCTTTTACGCGCCCGCCCGAACCACAAGATTGCCGGCCTCATCCTTCCTTATGGTTGGTTTGATGTTACCCAAAACTTACCCATGGTGACCACCTTCGAACGACAGCTGCTTGTCAACAACGCAAAGATGTTGGGGTTCGCAATGGCTTACGCCCCAAACACGACGATTGAAGAGCGACGAAACCCACAGATATCGCCCATCTACGACGACATGAGGGGCTTGGCAAAGGGTGCACCAGGAGGCAAGCTCCCGCCGGCATTGTTCCTGTGCGGGACCGAGGACCCATTACTGGATGATACTCTGCTGATGGCTATGAAATGGATGATAACTGGGAGCGAAGCTATCGTCAAGATCTACCCCGGTGCTTGCCATGCCTTCACGGCAGTGCCTGGATTCAaagcggccgaggaggcttGGGAGGCTACCGTGGAGTTTATGcgggagaagatgaagggTATCTAG
- a CDS encoding hypothetical protein (EggNog:ENOG503NUI0; COG:Q), which produces MSFHTEVVGCYWREEEGIWTVKLRQQIPGQEPREFEDHCHVLLHATGVLSTPKWPDVPGLTDTFKGRVVHTAQWPEDYQQDKWANERVAVIGSGASSVQTVPGMQPYTKHLDVFVRTGIWFGVLAGNSGTPSKIYTQQERDEFRRNPGHLVAHAKAIESEVNGTWGAFYSGSMAQKGASGFFRKRMGEIIKDQRLLQGFTPTFGFGCRRITPGDPYMEAIQKDNVDVHFTAVVSCTADGVVGADGVERKVDTVVCATGYDNTYRPLFPVVGKNGVDLKDKWATAPESYLGLAVPDMPNFMTFIGPTWPIQNGSVMAPLHSVSDYAIRLIKKTQNENLRSWVPRQDITDSFNEHVQEWVKHTVWADECRSWYKNNETGRVNAIWPGSSLHYQQVIEQPRYEDFEFQYMDKNPWAHLGMGWTMQDRQGPKNGADVAPHLSLENIDPEWLEANGIGNSSKAVQPEEKSQGSAMSWSLLSSFRGIHSV; this is translated from the exons ATGTCTTTTCACACCGAGGTCGTAGGCTGCTACTGgcgtgaggaggagggaatcTGGACCGTCAAGCTACGGCAGCAAATACCGGGGCAAGAACCTCGTGAGTTTGAGGATCATTGCCATGTGTTGTTGCATGCGACAGGTGTCTTGAGCACTCCAAAG TGGCCCGATGTCCCCGGTCTGACAGACACGTTCAAAGGACGAGTAGTCCACACCGCACAGTGGCCCGAGGATTACCAGCAGGACAAATGGGCAAATGAACGCGTTGCTGTCATCGGCTCCGGCGCATCATCGGTTCAAACAGTTCCTGGGATGCAGCCTTACACAAAGCACCTCGACGTTTTTGTCCGGACGGGTATCTGGTTTGGAGTCCTGGCCGGCAACTCGGGCACGCCATCCAAGATCTACACGCAACAGGAGCGTGACGAGTTCAGACGGAACCCCGGCCATCTTGTTGCCCATGCCAAGGCTATCGAGAGCGAAGTGAATGGCACCTGGGGCGCTTTCTACAGTGGTTCCATGGCGCAGAAGGGGGCGTCTGGCTTTTTCCGCAAGCGTATGGGGGAAATTATCAAGGATCAACGTTTGCTGCAGGGTTTCACCCCCACGTTTGGCTTTGGGTGCCGTAGGATCACGCCTGGTGATCCTTACATGGAAGCCATCCAGAAAGATAATGTCGATGTACACTTTACCGCTGTGGTCAGCTGTACAGCAGACGGTGTGGTGGGGGCCGATGGCGTTGAGCGCAAGGTTGACACAGTTGTCTGTGCCACTGGCTACGACAATACATATCGGCCTCTTTTCCCGGTCGTAGGCAAGAATGGCGTTGACCTGAAGGACAAGTGGGCAACTGCTCCCGAATCCTATCTTGGGCTGGCGGTACCCGACATGCCCAACTTCATGACCTTCATCGGACCAACTTGGCCTATCCAGAACGGGAGCGTCATGGCGCCATTGCATTCCGTTTCAGACTACGCGATCAGGCTGATCAAGAAGACGCAGAATGAGAACCTTCGCAGCTGGGTACCGAGGCAAGATATCACTGACAGCTTTAACGAGCATGTTCAGGAGTGGGTGAAACACACCGTGTGGGCGGATGAATGTCGCAGCT GGTACAAGAACAACGAAACTGGCCGTGTCAACGCCATCTGGCCCGGATCTTCGCTCCATTACCAGCAAGTCATTGAGCAACCTCGCTATGAGGACTTTGAGTTCCAGTACATGGACAAGAACCCCTGGGCACACCTGGGTATGGGCTGGACGATGCAGGACAGACAGGGACCGAAGAACGGTGCAGACGTCGCTCCGCATTTGAGCCTCGAGAATATCGATCCGGAATGGTTGGAGGCCAATGGAATCGGCAACAGCTCAAAGGCGGTTCAGCCGGAGGAGAAAAGTCAGGGGAGCGCCATGAGTTGGAGTTTGTTGAGCAGCTTTCGAGGTATCCATAGTGTGTAA